The segment CACCGCCACGTAGGTGCGCGCCTGCCCGGCGATGAAGCGGTTGACGTCGTGCGAGTCGCTCGCCCCCACCCCGAAGACGCGATGGCCCGCATTCAGAAGCGCGAACCAGTCGCGGTACACTTCGTAGAGATCCGTCCGGAGGGCGCCGGAATTGACGAGCTCCAGCGCCGTGAAGACGGGCGCTCCCCCGCGGCGGAAGACGCCCGTCACCGGATGGAAGTTCTCCGGTCCGAAGGGAACGTAGCCCGCATGCCGGTCCCGCGGATGGTTCAGAATCACGATCCGGTCCCGCACCGGCGCAAGCAGCGCCGGCCAGTCCCGCGCCGAAGCGGGCGGCGCCGGCGTCCCCGGTTCCACGGGGAAGACGTTGAAGTGCCCCACCGCGCTCGTGAGCTCGTTTCCCGCCACCGGCGTGAACCGGTCCCGCACCCCCATCCGCGCCGCCGCCGGCGCGTAGGTCTCGTGCCGGTTGTGCTCCGAGGCCACCGCCAGCTCCAGCCCCTCGCCCGCGATCGTCGCCGCCCGCTCGTCGTCCGTGGCGTCCCCATGGCCGCTGAAACTCAGCGTGTGAAGGTGCGGGTCGCACGCCGCCCAGCCGGGCGTGGACACCTCCCGGCGCAGCTCCAGGACGAACTGCGCGCGCCCGCCCGCGGCGAGCTTCACCGAGCGGCGATCGAGCCCGTACTCCGGCCCGCGCGTCGCCACGAGCGTGTAGCGCCCCGCCGGGAGCGCGAACCGCGCGTGGCCGTCGGCCGTGTAGACCACCCCCGGACGGACCGCGAGCTTCTGGTCCGGCGGCGCCGTGAGCGGCGCCAGATACCCTTCGGCGTCGATCACGGTCAGACGCGCCGGCACCGCCCGGCCGCCCTCGAGGACGAGCACCTGAAGCTGCGCCTCCCCCACCGCCTGGGCCGGCGGTCGGGGCGCGACGCGGAAGTCGCCCACGCGGATGTCGTCCGGCGGGTCGGCCGCCCGGGCCTCCACGACGACGTCGTTGTCGCCGTCCCTGAGAAGCCCGGCCGGGACGGGCAGCGCCAGGACCGTCGGAACCTCCTGCGGAAGAAGCCGCCCGAGACGCCGGCCGTTCAGGGAGACGTGCCATTCGCGCTTGACGTCCGCCTGGCGAAGAAAGAGCGTGTGTTCCGAGTCCGGGGTGGCCGCCGCGCGCAGCCGCACCGCCAGCCGGCGCCCTTCGGGGCGTTCGCCCGCGAACTCCGCCCACTCGGGACGGCCCGGGACGCCCAGGACGTGCAGGCGCGGCGGAAGAAGCGGCGCCGCCCCCGCGCAGGCGGCCAGGAAAACGAGCGCCCCCGAAGCCGCGCGCCGCGCCGTCATGCCCACTCGAGACGCGAAGCGCCCTTGGGAAGGTCGAAGCAGACGAGCGCCCCTTCCGGCGCGCGCGTCCAGGTTCCGGCGACGAGATCCGTGCGGCGGGCCACCTCGCGGAGGGCGACCTCGCGGCGCCCGTCCGTCCAGCGGGGCGCCCCGGCCGGAACGGGGGCCGCGACCTCGACCGTGAAGTCGGGACAGGCGAACGGGGCCTGGAACGTGACGGCCGTCCCCTCGCGCCCCAGGGGCGTCAGCTCGCGGGCCGCCCAGGCGCGGGCGATCTCGCTGAACTTCATCCAGATCAGGTGGTCGTACCGCGCGTGCAGCCGCCGGACCACCTCCTGGAAGATCCGGAAGCCGAGCTCCTCGCCGTTGTAGTAGATCCCCGGCCAGTGGCACACGAGGACCGCCGGCTCCCCCCGGTCGATCACCTGGGGCAGCCGGCCGCCCCGGAGGTCCTCCGTGATGAAAAGATCCACGTTGCCGGGCGTCAGGCCGTCCCATCCGCCGAACCAGTCCCCCGTGCAGCCGATGATGGAGACCACGACTTTGGGGTCGGGCCCCTCGAGGTCCGAGGCCAGAAGCACCTCCGGCGCGACGCTCCGTTCGTCCGTGTGGACCTTCTTGAGGTAGAACGGAATCTCGGTGCCGTAGACGTCGCGGCAGGCCTGGAGGACCGCCTGGGAGTAGGCCGGAAGCGACCGGCCCGCGAAGCCCCCGGGGCTCGTGACGCCCTGGCATTCGAGGCCCGCGTCCTTCACGGCGCGGAGCGCATAGGCGCAGTACTCGGCCAGCTGATCGGCGGACTTGCCGGCGCTCCAGGTGTTTTCCATGTGGTCGGCGTCGTAGGCGCGCACGGGCTTGCCGGTGCGCACGTCCACCATCCGCGTGTGGGTGACCATCTCGGGGGTGAAATCCCAGTCCCGCGCCATGAAGTCGCGCAGGAGCCTGAGGCTCTCGTCGAGCTCGCGCTTCGTCCAGCCGGGCAGCTCGCGGTCGATCCACCCCACGCAGGCGGGATAGGGGATGACGCTGTACTTGCCCTTGACGCCGCGCTCCCGGCACCACTCGCCGAACTTGCGGACGAAGGCGTCGGGGATCTCGCGGGGCAGCGACCGCCAGTCCTGCCGGTACCGGTCGGGCCACACGTGGGCGAACTGGGGGATGCAGAAGTGAGCCAGGTTGACCAGGCAGGTCGAGTCGTCCACGAGGAGGCTTACGGGCACGCGGGCGCGCGGGTTGACGGCGCGGACGCCGCGGGCCTGGGGGGGACGGTCGCCGCGGGGGGCTTCCTGCGCGCCGGCGGGCAGGACCGAGCAGGCGGCGGCGGCCGCCGAGGCGCGGACGAAGTCGCGTCGGGTCATCACGGCGTCCTCCTGATCTCGCGGATGGCTTCTTCCTTTACGCGAAAACGCTCCCGGTTTCCAGACTTACTGGTATAACGGGGGGCGGATTTTCCGGAAGGAGGGTCGGGCGATGGGCATCGGGAGCGTGACGTTCGCGGCGGCGCTTCTGGCGGCCGGCGGCGGGCCGGGCCGGGGGGAGGATCCGGTGTTCGTCTATGTGGGGACGTATACGGGCCGGGACGGGGCGCGGGGGATCGAGCTTCTGCGCCTGGATCCGGCGTCCGGGGATCTGACGCCGGCCGGAACGGCGGCCGAGGCGTCCAACCCGTCGTTTCTGGCGATCCATCCGAATCGCCGGTTCCTCTACGCGGTCAACGAGGTGGCGGACTTCGAGGGCCGCAAGACCGGCGTCGTGAGCGCGTTCGCGATCGAGCCCGCCACGGGCGCGCTGCGGTTCCTCAACCGGCAGTCGTCCGAGGGAACGGGGCCGTGCTACGTGAGCGTGGATCCGTCGGGGCGGTGCGTGCTCGTGGCCAACTACGGGGGCGGGAGCGTCGCGGCGCTGCCGATCCGGGAGGACGGCGGCCTGGGGCCGGCGGGATCCTCGGTGAAGCACCAGGGGTCGGGGCCGAATCCCAGGCGGCAGAAAGAGCCGCACGCCCATTGCATCGTGACCGATCCGGCGGGGCGGTTCGCGTTCGCCGCGGACCTGGGGCTCGACAAGGTGCTCGTGTACCGGCTGGACGCGGCGGCGGCCGGGCTCGTGCCGAACGAGCCTCCCGCGGCGTCCGTGGAGCCGGGCTCGGGGCCGCGCCACTTCGCCTTCCATCCCGGAGGGAAGTGGGCGTACGTCATCAACGAGCTTTCGAGCACGGTGACGGCCTTCAGGTACGACGCCGGGCGTGGGGCTCTCGAGCCCTTCCAGACGGTGTCCACGCTTCCGGCGGACTTCAAGGGGACCAACTACACCGCCGAGGTCGTCGTTTCGCCGGACGGCCGCACGCTCTACGGATCCAACCGCGGGCACGACAGCCTGGCGATTTTCCGGATCGACCCCGCGGACGGTCGGCTCACGCCGGCGGGGCACGTTTCCACGGGCGGGAAGTGGCCCCGGAATTTCGCCCTGGCGCCGGGCGGCCGGTGGCTCCTGGCGGCCAATCAGAACTCGGACTCGATCGTCGTCTTCCGGGTGGACTCGGAGACGGGGGGCCTGGTCCCCGCCGGGCGGTCGGCGAAGGTGGCCAAGCCTGTCTGCATCCGGTTCCTCGCGGCCGCGCCGTGAGGCGGGGGCGTCAGAAGAGGATGATCGTCACCTCCGGGCCCGTGAAGAGGACGCGCGGGTTGCGGGCGATCAGAAGCGTCCAGTAGTACGTTCCCGTCGAGCCCTCGCTGCTCCAGTAGCCCGCGCCGAGGTGGGTCCACCCGGGATCGCGCAGGACGTCGGCCGCCGTCGTGATCCAGAGATTGTGGACCTCGTCGGGACTCCAGAAATCCTCTCCGGAGGCCACCAGTTGGGTGAGGGCCTCCGCCGTGAGAAAGCTGCGGGCCAGGCGATCCGCGGGCTCGTCGCCTTCCGCGTTGGCGCCGTTGGGGAAGGCCATCGCGGGATGGTGGACGGCGTAATGCTTGGAATGGGCGCGGGCGTTCCGGCGCAGGTCGGGGAATTCCGTCAGGAACGCGGCGCGGGGGAAGCGGGGGTCGGTGCGTCTCAGACCCAGGGCCGCTTCGTATTCGGCGATTCTCCATTCCGTCAGGAGCGTGGTCAGCCGGTTTTCCTGGTTGACGATGACGGGGAAGTCCCGGGCCTCCACGTGGGTCATGAGGGGGTGGCGGTTCCCGAGGATGTAG is part of the Planctomycetota bacterium genome and harbors:
- a CDS encoding twin-arginine translocation signal domain-containing protein; the encoded protein is MTRRDFVRASAAAAACSVLPAGAQEAPRGDRPPQARGVRAVNPRARVPVSLLVDDSTCLVNLAHFCIPQFAHVWPDRYRQDWRSLPREIPDAFVRKFGEWCRERGVKGKYSVIPYPACVGWIDRELPGWTKRELDESLRLLRDFMARDWDFTPEMVTHTRMVDVRTGKPVRAYDADHMENTWSAGKSADQLAEYCAYALRAVKDAGLECQGVTSPGGFAGRSLPAYSQAVLQACRDVYGTEIPFYLKKVHTDERSVAPEVLLASDLEGPDPKVVVSIIGCTGDWFGGWDGLTPGNVDLFITEDLRGGRLPQVIDRGEPAVLVCHWPGIYYNGEELGFRIFQEVVRRLHARYDHLIWMKFSEIARAWAARELTPLGREGTAVTFQAPFACPDFTVEVAAPVPAGAPRWTDGRREVALREVARRTDLVAGTWTRAPEGALVCFDLPKGASRLEWA
- a CDS encoding lactonase family protein, translated to MGIGSVTFAAALLAAGGGPGRGEDPVFVYVGTYTGRDGARGIELLRLDPASGDLTPAGTAAEASNPSFLAIHPNRRFLYAVNEVADFEGRKTGVVSAFAIEPATGALRFLNRQSSEGTGPCYVSVDPSGRCVLVANYGGGSVAALPIREDGGLGPAGSSVKHQGSGPNPRRQKEPHAHCIVTDPAGRFAFAADLGLDKVLVYRLDAAAAGLVPNEPPAASVEPGSGPRHFAFHPGGKWAYVINELSSTVTAFRYDAGRGALEPFQTVSTLPADFKGTNYTAEVVVSPDGRTLYGSNRGHDSLAIFRIDPADGRLTPAGHVSTGGKWPRNFALAPGGRWLLAANQNSDSIVVFRVDSETGGLVPAGRSAKVAKPVCIRFLAAAP
- a CDS encoding CehA/McbA family metallohydrolase; this translates as MTARRAASGALVFLAACAGAAPLLPPRLHVLGVPGRPEWAEFAGERPEGRRLAVRLRAAATPDSEHTLFLRQADVKREWHVSLNGRRLGRLLPQEVPTVLALPVPAGLLRDGDNDVVVEARAADPPDDIRVGDFRVAPRPPAQAVGEAQLQVLVLEGGRAVPARLTVIDAEGYLAPLTAPPDQKLAVRPGVVYTADGHARFALPAGRYTLVATRGPEYGLDRRSVKLAAGGRAQFVLELRREVSTPGWAACDPHLHTLSFSGHGDATDDERAATIAGEGLELAVASEHNRHETYAPAAARMGVRDRFTPVAGNELTSAVGHFNVFPVEPGTPAPPASARDWPALLAPVRDRIVILNHPRDRHAGYVPFGPENFHPVTGVFRRGGAPVFTALELVNSGALRTDLYEVYRDWFALLNAGHRVFGVGASDSHDVNRFIAGQARTYVAVPDAEPGRIDLDAAARAFREGRLLVSLGLFVQARVNDRYGVGDLATDLGPELSVSVTVQGPSWAQVDRVELFADGVRIRDERLPAVTTLGGVKFRHTWRIPRPPHDVHLVVLAGGPGVRELFWPIPKPYQPDGPVWEPRVLGSTNPIWVDADGDGRFTPARLYAERLLERHGGNLEELLSALGGYDEAVAAQAAGLLEAAGRDLRGAEFARLLSRAPEPARRGFAAYLAFSP